GTTCGTACATATAAAATTCTAATCCTCCGCCTTTTCTCCACACTTCTTCCATATAGAAAGCAAGCGAATCATCTGGAGTTTTCACAAAATACCGTCCCTTTAGCCCACCTTTTTTCTCAATCTTAAAGGTTAACTGGTTCTCTAAATTAAAATAAGCAAACCATCTAGGCGCAAAGGGGTGAGCATTGAGGATGGCAGCAATTCCGGAAGCAAACTTCCAATACCATGGCCCTTCTTCCTTCACATAAGAGTAAAGGTCTCCGTGCATATCATACAGACGTCCGGTGTGTTCATACGTTACCTCCGTACTTAGAAACATCTTCATAGGCCAGCCAGTGGCAGAGGAATGTCCTACCGCGTCCACCTGCTTCTCAGCTAGCTTTGAGAAGCGAAAGTCACGAGCAGCACTCCCCATCATAGCGATCCCAATAAAGAAAAACGGTAACGCTAAAACAGCCAAATTCCAAACATTAAACGAAAAGAGAAAGGGGGATAAGAACAAGAGAAGTGTAACCCCCAGAAATATACTTCCTAATCGGACTTGCCGCTTTGCGTCATTACGCAGCAATTCTTGCATATTTTGCATACCTTTCACCTTCTTCAACTATTCTTCTTATCTATACGAATAAAAGAAGGAAAACGTTTCACATTATTGAGCCGGAATCGGCGTAACCGCTTCTTCTAGTAGCTCAATAAGTTCATAAATATAGATGTCGATCTGCTCGTCAGTCCAATTGAACGTTCTAGCCATATAAGCTATTACAGATTCTTTATGCTTATGAACCCAGTGGATATCAAAGAATAAAGCACCTGTACGGCGAATAAAGAAGTCAACTGGTTTAGCAGTTAGCTCATACTCAATGCCATATTTCAGCATCGCGAATACAAGAGGGTCTACGCCTTCACGTTCAGCTTCGTCCTGGTTGTTCTGGAAGTATTCAAATACTTTCCCTACGTTCGCACCATAAAGCTGTACAAGACCTCTTGCTTGTTCCTCAGTCAGACCATAAGCGATTCCCTCGCCTGTCTTACGCTCTTTGAATTTCTGGAATCCTTTCGCTCCGCCTACTTCACCACCGGAGATTGGAAGTTCTTTCGTTTGGCTCTTCGGATAGTCCTTGCCTGTTTCATCTTTTAACTGCTCTGTTACTAAGTTAATGACGTTTTCAGCCATTTTGCGGTAACCCGTTAATTTACCACCAGCAATTGAAATCAGGCCAGATTCAGATTCAAAGATTTCGTCTTTACGAGAAATTTCTGATGGATCTTTCCCTTCCTCGTGAATCAATGGACGTAAACCAGCCCAGCTGGATTCTACGTCATTTGCCGTAATAGAAAGGCTTGGGAACATATAGTCAATCGCACTTAGGATATAATCGCGATCGTCGACCGTCATTTTCGGATGCGCAATCTCACCTTCATATACGGTATCCGTAGTCCCTACATACGTTTTACCGTCACGTGGAATCGCAAAGACCATGCGATCATCTGGAGTATCGAAATAGATTGCCTGTTGTAGAGGGAATGTTTGCTGATCAAATACAAGGTGTACCCCTTTTGTCAGCTGTAAGGTCTTCCCTTTCTTTGAACCATCTTTTTCACGCAATGTATCTACCCATGGTCCACCTGCGTTAACAATCTTCTTCGCATAAAGATGACGACGCTCACCAGATAATTGGTCTTCCACCTCAACACCTTTTACTTTTCCTTCTTCATATAAGAAATCCACAACTTTTGTATAATTAAGAGCCTGAGCTCCTTTTTGAACAGCTTTTTTCATGACTTCAAGCGTTAGACGAGCATCATCTGTACGGTACTCAACATAGTACCCCCCGCCTTTAAGTCCATTGCGTTTAACTAGCGGTTCACGCTTCAATGTTTCTTTCGCAGAAAGCATTTTGCGTCGCTCACTCTTCTTAACACCTGCTAGATAGTCATACACACGAAGGCCAACGTTTGTAGAGAATGGCCCGAAATTACCACCTTTGTGGAATGGAAGTAGCATCCACTCTGGTGTCGTTACGTGAGGACCGTTTTGATAAACGATATCGCGCTCTTTACCTACCTCTGCTACCATCGCTACTTGGAACTGTTTTAAATAACGTAGACCACCGTGTACGAGTTTCGTTGAACGACTTGATGTACCAGCAGCAAAATCTTGCATCTCTAGAACACCTGTTGTTAACCCTCGCGTAGCCGAATCAAGCGCAATACCAGCACCTGTAATCCCGCCACCAATGACTAATACATCAAGGGTTTCTTTCTCCATCTCATTATAGATCTCATTTCGTTGTAAACTAGAAAATGTCTTCATTTAATATTCGCTCCTTTTACCAATACTCCGATTCAGTTGCCTACAATAATGGTATACCCAAGAATCCCTTAATGTACGCTAGAGATTTTGAAGGGATGTGCCCCTTACAAAAGCGGAAGGGCCCGTTTATCCCCGACCAGCTTAAGTCAAACTGCGAAATGAAGCGATTTTCTTCATGCAGCAGTTGGACTTAAGACCTCGAGGGGATGGGCCCTGCAGCTAGACGCTACCCAAAAGCGGAAGGGCCCGTCTATCCCCGACCAGCTTAAGTCAAACTGCGGAATGAAGCGATTTTCTTCATGCAGCAGTTGGACTTAAGACCTCGAGGGGATGGGCCCTGCAGCTAGACGCTATCAAAAGCGGAAGGGCCCGTCTATCCCCGACCAGCTTAAGTCAAACTGCGGAATGAAGCGATTTTCTTCATGCAGCAATTTGACTTAAGACCTCGAGGGGATGGGCCTTACAACCACGCTCACATCATCAGGCTCAAAGAGTACATAGGCATAAAAAAAGAGACCACAAACCCCTTTACAGTTTCCCTGTAAAGGACTTGTGGTCTCTCCGTTTCTCCAACCGAATCGTGTTAACTTGTAATTTAATTATAACAGAATTATACGATTTGCATACCATTCTGCTTAAAAATAAGAATTATTTAAATGCTTGGGCTGCTTTAACAGCTCTTTGCCAGCCATCGTAAAGCTCTTCACGCTTCTCTTCAGAGATCTGCGGTTCGAAAGTTTGATCTTTCTGCCAACGCTCTTCAATTTTATCTTTGCTATCCCAGTAACCAACAGCAAGACCAGCCAGATAAGCTGCACCTAGAGCTGTTGTTTCATTTACCGTTGGACGTTCAACTTGGGTATTGATCATATCACTTTGGAACTGCATAAGGAAGTTGTTCTTCACAGCCCCACCATCCACACGCATCGTCTTCAAGTCTAGACCAGAGTCGCTAATCATTGCGTTAAGGACATCTTTTGTCTGATAAGCAAGAGATTCTAAAGTAGCGCGGACGAAATGCTCTTTTTTCGTTCCACGAGTCAGCCCGAATACAGCTCCTCGTACATCACTATCCCAGTAAGGAGTACCCAGACCAACAAAGGCAGGCACAACGTATACGCCATCCGTTGAGTCTACATCTCCTGCTAGCTTCTCACTCTGAGGAGCATCTTGGATCATTTGAAGACCATCACGAAGCCACTGGATAGCTGAACCTGAAACGAAGATGCTTCCTTCAAGCGCATATTCAACTTTTCCATCAAGTCCCCATGCAATAGTTGTTAGAAGTCCATGATCAGATTTAACAGGTTCTTCACCTGTGTTCATCAGCATGAATCCACCTGTACCATACGTATTCTTGGCCATTCCTTTTTCAAAGCAAGCTTGACCAAACAGAGCTGACTGTTGATCCCCTGCTACACCCGCAATTGGAACCTCATTTCCAAAGAAGTGATAGTCGACCGTATCCGCATACACTTCAGAAGATGGACGAACTTCAGGAAGCATAGACTTTGGCACGCCTAGAATTTCAAGCAGTTCATCATCCCATTTTAAGTCATAGATGTTATACATCAGTGTACGGGACGCATTCGAATAATCGGTAACGTGAGCTTTTCCACCTGATAGCTTATAAATTAACCATGTATCGATCGTACCGAACATTAGGTCGCCATTGTCAGCTTTTTCACGAGCTCCCTCTACGTTATCAAGGATCCATTTCACTTTTGTTCCTGCGAAGTATGGGTCAAGTAAGAGACCTGTTTTGTCACGGAACGTGTCGTTATAGCCCTGTTCACGAAGTTCGTTACAGATCGGAGCTGTTTGGCGAGATTGCCATACAACCGCTTTGTAAATAGGACGGCCTGAATGCTTATCCCAAACAACTGTTGTTTCACGCTGGTTTGTAATGCCGATCCCAGCAATCTGGTCAGACTCAATTTCTGACTTTCTAAGTACATCTGCAATACACCCTAGTACAGACGTCCAAATTTCATTCGCATCATGTTCGACCCAACCTGGTTTTTCGAAGAATTGTTGAAATTCCTTTTGAGCCGTTTCAACAATTACCCCTTCTTTATTAAATAAAATCGCTCTGGAACTTGTTGTTCCCTGGTCAATTGATAAAATATATTTTTCCATTTCTCTCATCTCCCTTTATCTTAAATTATGCGTTTGCACCTGATGACTGAACGTCTTTGCTGTTGGCTTTCTTCAATTCTATACGTGCAGCCGTTAAAAAGATAACCAAAATGATTACGGTAAATACCCAAAAAGCTACCATGAGATCGTTCACAAAAATGGCTTTATAGAAAAGACCGCCGTAGATTCCACCTATAATTGGTCCTAGGAATGGTACCCACGCGTATCTCCAATCTGATGTTCCCTTACCTGGAATCGGTAAAACATAGTGCGCAATACGAGGTCCGATATCACGAGCAGGGTTAATCGCATATCCTGTCGTACCACCTAGCGACATTCCGATTGCGGTAATAAGAAGACCTACAATCGCAGGGTTTAATCCTTCTGTAAAATCATTAGCTCCAATAAATAATAATCCCATTACTAACATAAACGTTCCTATGATTTCGCTTACAAGGTTCGATAAAGGACTTCTTATAGCCGGATCAGTTGAGAACACTGCCAACTTGGCTCCCTTATCCTCTGTTGCTTTCCAGTGCGGTAAATAGTGAAAGAACACTATGATCGCACCAAGGAATGCTCCTAAAAATTGCGCTGTTAAGTATTTTGGCACTTTACTCCATGGGAAATCTCCCACCATTGCAAACCCAAGCGTTACAGCTGGATTAATATGAGCGCCACTCACTTGTCCAACAGCGTAAACTCCAAATGTTACCGCAAGTCCCCAACCGATAGAAATTAATACCCAACTGGTACCTTCGGCTTTGGACCCTTTAAGGACAACGCCGCCTACGACGCCACCACCAAAGATGATTAAAATCATGGTGCCAATCAATTCGCCTATAAATTCTGTCATAATATACCTTCTTTCTAAAGATGCTGGCTTAGATAGCTATACCACTTTTCGGGATAGAAAAAACCACACGCTTCTTGAATAGGACCCTCGTATCTTAAAAGTCCTGCAAGTGCGTGTGGTTCTCCTGCTCTCCGCCACTAATGTTAACTTGTACTGAACACTATACTACCCATTGAAAACGCTGTCAACTTTTTTAGATTTCCCACAATTCTTTACGTGAAGTTGAAACAGCATGAGCGCCTGCATCTAAAGCAAGTTGAACGTCTTCTTTCGTTCGAATCAAACCGCCAGCGATTATTGGAATTTGTAGCTCTTCTTTAATTTCTGATATAAATGATGGGATAAGTCCTGGTAACACCTCAACATAGTCTGGTTGAGTTTTCTTCATAATGGCTACATTTCGATCCAAGGCCTGACTATCAATTAAAAACAACCGTTGAATCGCCAATATATTATGTTTCTTCGCAGCTGTGATCACATTTGATCGCGTTGAGATCACACCATGGGGCTTCACTTCATGAAACAAGAACTCAAGACCGAAATCATCGTTTTTAAGCCCCTGAATTAAATCCGTATGCACAAGAACCTTCTTACCGTGCTTGCGCGCTTTCTTAACCAACTTAGGTAAGAGCGATAACCTGGTTTCTAATAAGATAATAACCTCCTCATCACTCTCGATAAGCTGCTCAAAATGCTTCACACTCTTTACAGCCGACAAGACCCCTTTCGGCAATTCCATACCCTTTCCTCCTTTAACGTACCACCACGTGCCAGACACCCTTCCTCACACTAAAGCGTTACTAGAGTAAATGGTGTCTGACACCCTGCTATTCTGTAACGCGGTGATGTGTTGATGGGTGGTTCATTTTCGTTTTAGATGTAAAAAAGGACTAGTAGTGGCTAGTCCTTTAAAAATCCGTCTTCCTGTTGGCGTCGCTTCATTTCATCCTGGTCATAAATAACACGCATGGGGTTACCGCCGACAAAACTTCCAGCAGGAACATCTTTATGCACAAGGGTTCCGGCTGAAACGATGGCGTCATCTCCAATTGTAATCCCTGGTAAGATCGTTGAGTTGGCTCCAATCATCACATTGCTACCGATCTTCACCTCACCCAAGCGGTACTCTTTAATGAGATACTCATGCGCTAAAATCGTTGTGTTATAACCGATCACTGTATTTCGTCCAACCGAGATTTTTTCAGGAAACATCACATCGAGCATCACCATCAGAGCAAAAGCCGCCTGGTCTCCAACGTCCATTCGGAGAAACGTGCGATACAGCCAGTTCTTTACGGGTAGAAATGGCGTATAGCGAGCCAGTTGAATGACGATAAAGTTTTTTACGACTTTCCAAAATGGCACCGTTTTATAAATGTGCCATAACGAATTAGCCTCTTTGACACGATGACGCTCGGTGTTTCTCATAGGATCACTCCATCACGATTTTTAAAATATCACTCATATGCTCAAGCATATAATCTGGCTCCAAATCATCAAGCACCTGACGTCCTTTTACTGTCCAAGCTACACCAGCTGTTTTGGTACCAGCGTTTTTTCCTGCTTCGATATCATGAGTGTTGTCCCCTACCATAATCGTCTCTTCAGGATTGGCATCAAGTTCATTCATTGCCCGAACGACCGGTTCAGGATGGGGCTTCGCATGGGTGACATCATCTAACGTTACAATCGTCTCGAATTTATCAGCGATCTTCGTCAGTTTAATTCCCATGTCTACGGTTTGCCTCATCTTCGTTGTTACAATGCCTAATTTAAACCCTGCTTGCTTAAGTTTATCAAGCGTTTCAACAACGCCATCATAAGCTTCCACAAGACGATCATGGTGCTCGTGGTTGTGCGTGCGGTACGTATTGATCATTTCTTCTACATCTGTTTCAGGGTTGATCGTGCGTAAGCTTTCTTCAAGAGGAGGACCAATAAATTTGAGAACATCCTCTCGACCATATTTGCCAGGAGCATAGGTTTCAGCGGTATGGAGAAATGATGCAATAATTAAATCATTCGTGTTAATTAATGTTCCGTCTAAATCAAACAGAAGAGTGCGTATGGTCATAGGTGGCTTCCTTTCCTTTCGATGTGGTTCGGTTCCAAATAAAACCGACAATAGCTGTTAGCCCTATAGCTGTTACCAACCGAATCAGCAACAGTGGCCACACGGGAATTCCGAGTGGAATAAAGATCAACGTATCTTCCACGACAGCGTGGCACGACACGAGAAAAATAAGCGACAAGTACATGTCTTTTTTGGAGACTCCATCTTCTTTGACGGCTTGAATCATGAGTCCCGCTCCATAGGCGAGACCAATGACAAGACCTGCCACAAGTGTCATAGATGCATTGCGCTCTACTCCTAACACACGTGTAAAAGGAGCGAGCCAACGTGAGAACAGGTTTAACCAGTTCTTTTCTTTCAACCATTGCATCGCGACCATGAGCGGAATCACAATCGCAGCGAGTTGAACGACACCCATAAGAGCTGTTTTGACACCTAGCAGCGCAATCGCCACATAGCCTTCTGGATCAGGTTGCTGAGTGATTAAGCCATATTGGGCCATTTCAGACCCACCCTGCCAAAAGACATTAATTAGTATGGCTGAAAGAAGGGCAAGTGATAAGCGAATTCCAGCGACAAACCACCATTTCACCCCAACTTTCGAAGCCACGGTCGACTCAATGAGCAAGTTATGAGAAAAAGACATCATAACAGCCATAATAAAGACTTCTTTTACACTAAAATCAAACGATACAATCGCTCCAATACCAGCGTAAAGATTTAAAAAGTTTCCTAAAACAAGCGGAATCGCCGCCTCACCTGGAAGCCCGATCCACTTCATAATCGGTGTAATTAATTCCATAATCCATTTCAACACCGGCGTAAACCGGAGAATGGTTACGAGTAAGGTCACCGGGAAAATGACTTTCCCAAGTGTCCACGTTACATTCAAACCTTGTTTCAAACCTCTTTGTAACACACCAGGCAAGGGACACCCTCCTTACTTGTTTACTTTATCACCTTCATAATCTCGATCAGCTTGATTTGTCTTACGACGATAAATGATAAGCGCCGACGCAAGCAGAATCAGTACAATCGAAATGACTTGTGCGGTACGTAGAGAGCCAATAATATAAAGACTGTCTGTACGCATTTGCTCAATAAAGTAGCGACCGAACGAATACCAGATTACATAACTTAGGAACAATTCGCCACGACGTGGATTAAATCGACGTAGTACCATTAGGAATACAAACCCGAGAATATTCCACACGGATTCATATAAGAATGTAGGGTGATACACTACGCCTTCAATACACATTTGACGGTTAATAAAGTTCGGTAAGAATTGCATGTAATTCTCATAGAAAGACTGGGAAACAGGACCCCCGTGCGCTTCTTGGTTCATAAAGTTTCCCCAACGTCCAATAGCCTGACCTAAAATAATACTAGGTGCGGCGATATCAGCAAGCTGCCAGAACGGTAACTTACGAACACGGGCAAAAACGAGTGCGGTAGCGACTGACCCAATCAAAGCACCATGAATGGCAATACCGCCTTCCCATATAGCAATGACATCGATCAGGGACCCATTTGCGTAGCGTTCCCATTCGAAGATGACATAGTAAATACGCGCAGAAATAATCGCGATTGGAATCGCAAATACAACTAAATCAACAAACGTATCTTTCTTAAATCCAAGACGCTCAGATTCACGCATCGCAAGCCAAAGCCCTAGATAAGCTCCGGTTGCAATAATGACACCATACCAGTAAATCGTGAAAGGCCCAAGGTCCAGAAAGACACGACTAATTGGATCCGGACTACACGTCTGCACCCGGGAACCCTCCTTTCGATGAACCACCTTTGTTCTCGCCAATCATATCGGTTAAACGATGAGAGAATTCCTCCGCAGCATTTACACCCATGCGTTTCAGGCGGAAGTTCATCGCCGCCACTTCAATAATGACAGCCAGGTTTCGACCTGGGCGGACTGGTACCGTTGCTTTTGGTATTTCAACGTCCATAATCTTCATTGTCTCTTCTTCGAGACCAAGTCGGTCGTACTGTTTATTCTTTTCCCAGAGCTCAAGATTAATAGCATATGTAATCCTCTTAAAGCTACGGACAGCTCCAGCACCAAACAAAGTCATTACGTTAATAATTCCTAGCCCACGGATCTCTAATAAGTGTTCAATAAGAGAAGGGGAATTCCCAATTAACGTGTCATAATCTTCCTGGCGAATCTCAACACTGTCATCAGCTACAAGACGGTGACCCCGTTTAACCAATTCAAGCGCT
The nucleotide sequence above comes from Pontibacillus chungwhensis. Encoded proteins:
- the glpK gene encoding glycerol kinase GlpK; translation: MEKYILSIDQGTTSSRAILFNKEGVIVETAQKEFQQFFEKPGWVEHDANEIWTSVLGCIADVLRKSEIESDQIAGIGITNQRETTVVWDKHSGRPIYKAVVWQSRQTAPICNELREQGYNDTFRDKTGLLLDPYFAGTKVKWILDNVEGAREKADNGDLMFGTIDTWLIYKLSGGKAHVTDYSNASRTLMYNIYDLKWDDELLEILGVPKSMLPEVRPSSEVYADTVDYHFFGNEVPIAGVAGDQQSALFGQACFEKGMAKNTYGTGGFMLMNTGEEPVKSDHGLLTTIAWGLDGKVEYALEGSIFVSGSAIQWLRDGLQMIQDAPQSEKLAGDVDSTDGVYVVPAFVGLGTPYWDSDVRGAVFGLTRGTKKEHFVRATLESLAYQTKDVLNAMISDSGLDLKTMRVDGGAVKNNFLMQFQSDMINTQVERPTVNETTALGAAYLAGLAVGYWDSKDKIEERWQKDQTFEPQISEEKREELYDGWQRAVKAAQAFK
- the ppaX gene encoding pyrophosphatase PpaX — translated: MTIRTLLFDLDGTLINTNDLIIASFLHTAETYAPGKYGREDVLKFIGPPLEESLRTINPETDVEEMINTYRTHNHEHHDRLVEAYDGVVETLDKLKQAGFKLGIVTTKMRQTVDMGIKLTKIADKFETIVTLDDVTHAKPHPEPVVRAMNELDANPEETIMVGDNTHDIEAGKNAGTKTAGVAWTVKGRQVLDDLEPDYMLEHMSDILKIVME
- a CDS encoding MIP/aquaporin family protein, with the protein product MTEFIGELIGTMILIIFGGGVVGGVVLKGSKAEGTSWVLISIGWGLAVTFGVYAVGQVSGAHINPAVTLGFAMVGDFPWSKVPKYLTAQFLGAFLGAIIVFFHYLPHWKATEDKGAKLAVFSTDPAIRSPLSNLVSEIIGTFMLVMGLLFIGANDFTEGLNPAIVGLLITAIGMSLGGTTGYAINPARDIGPRIAHYVLPIPGKGTSDWRYAWVPFLGPIIGGIYGGLFYKAIFVNDLMVAFWVFTVIILVIFLTAARIELKKANSKDVQSSGANA
- a CDS encoding nucleoside recognition domain-containing protein; the encoded protein is MPGVLQRGLKQGLNVTWTLGKVIFPVTLLVTILRFTPVLKWIMELITPIMKWIGLPGEAAIPLVLGNFLNLYAGIGAIVSFDFSVKEVFIMAVMMSFSHNLLIESTVASKVGVKWWFVAGIRLSLALLSAILINVFWQGGSEMAQYGLITQQPDPEGYVAIALLGVKTALMGVVQLAAIVIPLMVAMQWLKEKNWLNLFSRWLAPFTRVLGVERNASMTLVAGLVIGLAYGAGLMIQAVKEDGVSKKDMYLSLIFLVSCHAVVEDTLIFIPLGIPVWPLLLIRLVTAIGLTAIVGFIWNRTTSKGKEATYDHTHSSV
- a CDS encoding glycerol-3-phosphate responsive antiterminator, yielding MELPKGVLSAVKSVKHFEQLIESDEEVIILLETRLSLLPKLVKKARKHGKKVLVHTDLIQGLKNDDFGLEFLFHEVKPHGVISTRSNVITAAKKHNILAIQRLFLIDSQALDRNVAIMKKTQPDYVEVLPGLIPSFISEIKEELQIPIIAGGLIRTKEDVQLALDAGAHAVSTSRKELWEI
- a CDS encoding glycerol-3-phosphate dehydrogenase/oxidase — protein: MKTFSSLQRNEIYNEMEKETLDVLVIGGGITGAGIALDSATRGLTTGVLEMQDFAAGTSSRSTKLVHGGLRYLKQFQVAMVAEVGKERDIVYQNGPHVTTPEWMLLPFHKGGNFGPFSTNVGLRVYDYLAGVKKSERRKMLSAKETLKREPLVKRNGLKGGGYYVEYRTDDARLTLEVMKKAVQKGAQALNYTKVVDFLYEEGKVKGVEVEDQLSGERRHLYAKKIVNAGGPWVDTLREKDGSKKGKTLQLTKGVHLVFDQQTFPLQQAIYFDTPDDRMVFAIPRDGKTYVGTTDTVYEGEIAHPKMTVDDRDYILSAIDYMFPSLSITANDVESSWAGLRPLIHEEGKDPSEISRKDEIFESESGLISIAGGKLTGYRKMAENVINLVTEQLKDETGKDYPKSQTKELPISGGEVGGAKGFQKFKERKTGEGIAYGLTEEQARGLVQLYGANVGKVFEYFQNNQDEAEREGVDPLVFAMLKYGIEYELTAKPVDFFIRRTGALFFDIHWVHKHKESVIAYMARTFNWTDEQIDIYIYELIELLEEAVTPIPAQ
- the lgt gene encoding prolipoprotein diacylglyceryl transferase; protein product: MQTCSPDPISRVFLDLGPFTIYWYGVIIATGAYLGLWLAMRESERLGFKKDTFVDLVVFAIPIAIISARIYYVIFEWERYANGSLIDVIAIWEGGIAIHGALIGSVATALVFARVRKLPFWQLADIAAPSIILGQAIGRWGNFMNQEAHGGPVSQSFYENYMQFLPNFINRQMCIEGVVYHPTFLYESVWNILGFVFLMVLRRFNPRRGELFLSYVIWYSFGRYFIEQMRTDSLYIIGSLRTAQVISIVLILLASALIIYRRKTNQADRDYEGDKVNK
- a CDS encoding acyltransferase, translated to MRNTERHRVKEANSLWHIYKTVPFWKVVKNFIVIQLARYTPFLPVKNWLYRTFLRMDVGDQAAFALMVMLDVMFPEKISVGRNTVIGYNTTILAHEYLIKEYRLGEVKIGSNVMIGANSTILPGITIGDDAIVSAGTLVHKDVPAGSFVGGNPMRVIYDQDEMKRRQQEDGFLKD